Part of the Vibrio ishigakensis genome, CTGAAGGTCAGGTAGTCTGGCTAGGCCAAGATCTGACTAAGATGCAAGAAGCGCAGCGTCGTGAGACTCGTAAAGATATCCAGATGATCTTCCAAGACCCGCTAGCATCGCTTAACCCGCGTATGACTGTGGGTGACATCATTGCTGAGCCGCTAGAGACCTTCTATCCGAAGCTTTCCAAGGAAGAGGTGAAAGAGCAGGTTAAGGCTATGATGGCGAAGGTTGGTCTACTACCAAACGTGATCAACCGCTATCCTCATGAGTTTTCAGGTGGTCAGTGTCAGCGTATCGGTATCGCTCGCGCACTTATCCTTAAACCTAAGATGATCATCTGTGATGAGCCGGTTTCGGCGCTAGATGTATCTATCCAGGCTCAGGTAGTAAACCTTCTGAAAGAGCTGCAAAAAGAGCTGGGCCTATCTCTGGTATTCATCGCGCACGACCTGTCGGTGGTAAAACACATCTCAGATCGTGTACTGGTAATGTACCTAGGTAATGCGGTTGAGCTTGGTGAGTCGGAGGCTCTTTTCGAAGACCCGAAACACCCGTACACACGCGCTTTGATGTCAGCGGTTCCTATTCCAGATCCAAAGATTGAGCGCAGTAAAACCATTGAGATGCTTGAGGGTGACCTACCGTCTCCAATGAACCCACCATCAGGCTGTGTATTCCGTACACGCTGCCCAATGGCAACCGAGGCATGTGCTAAACACAAGCCGGTTCTAGAAGGTAATGATGTGCACGCGGTGTCGTGCCTACATGCTGACTAAAACAAAAAGATAATTCCGCCTGTGACAGGCTTGAGCGTGTTGTTTCGCAGCACGCTCTTTTTTGTTTGTGGTTTTTTAAGTATGTGCCGCTGAAGATACCGGATAGTTTCTCCGAAACTTCCGGTATGACGGGATTTTTTGAAACACGGGATTGTTTTAGGAGCCGTCATCCCGGAATCTGCAGTGCAGATATCCGGGATCTCCCCACCTATTAGATCTGCACAACCTCACAAATTCAACAAAAACTCCAAATCAGCTATCTCACCGATTAGCTCAAAATCTTATTCCTATCACCGCAGTTTCTACCTAGCATCATAGCTAAATCGCAAGCCGTAACTCCGCAAAAACCATATAAAACCAACAACATAGTAAACCCGAAAACTAACTTTCCCTTTATTGAGCTCTGAGCGTGCATCACGTAATTAAAACTCGCCCATGAATGGGCCACGGATGTAAAAATATTAAATTGGAGTTTAATACATGCACAACAACAAAATTACTAAAGCTCTATTTCTAGGAGCTAGCCTCTTGGCTGCAACGACTTCATTCTCTACTCTCGCCGCTACCGTTCCAGCGGGTACCAAGCTTGCTAAGGTGCAAGAACTGGTAAAGGGTAATGGTACTGAAGTTGCGTCTATCGACCCTCAAAAAACAGAGGGTGTGCCAGAATCAAACATTATTAGAGACATTCTAGAAGGTCTGGTAAACCAAGATGCCGATGGCAATACCGTTCCTGGCGTAGCCGAAAGCTGGGAAACCAAAGACAACAAAAACTATACCTTCCACCTCCGTAAGGACGCGAAATGGTCCAACGGCGACCCAGTAACTGCACAAGACTTTGTCTACAGCTGGCAACGCGCGGTAGACCCAGCAACAGCGTCCCCATACTCATGGTTCGTTGAGATGACAACCATGCACAACGCTGCAGACATCATCGCAGGTAAGAAAGACAAATCTGAGCTGGGCGTAAAAGCAGTTGATGACCACACCCTAGAGGTTCAACTAGACTCACCACTTCCTTACTTTGTCTCTATGACAGGTCATACTACCTTGATGCCAGTGCACCAAGCGACCGTTGAGAAATACGGTGAGAAGTGGACTCGCCCGGAGCACTTTGTAGGTAATGGTGCCTTTGTACCTGAGCTATGGGTTGTAAACGAGCGCCTAGAGCTTAAGCGCAATGACCAGTATTGGGATAACTCACGCACGGTGCTAAACAAGGTTACCTATCTGCCTATCGAGAATCAGGTTTCAGAGATGAACCGTTTCTTGGCGGGTGAAGTGGATATCACCTATGAATTGCCGCTAGAGCACTTCCGCCGTCTGAAGAAAGAACACCCACGAGAGCTGCAAGTTAAGGGCAACCTGTGTTCTTACTACTACGGCTTCAATAACACCAGAAAACCATTTGACGATGTGCGTGTACGTAAGGCGCTATCATTCGCTATCGACCGTGACATCATCTCAAACGCTATTCTAGGTCAAGGCCAAAAACCAGCCTACTTCATGACTCCAGAGATCACAGCAGGTTTTAATCCTGAGATGCCAGCCTACGGCAAGATGACTCAAAAAGAGCGTGTGGCAGAGGCGAAAAAGCTACTTAAAGAAGCGGGCTATGATAAAGACCATCCACTTGAGTTCAGCGTGCTTTACAACACCTCAGATAACCACAAAAAGATTGCGACCGCTATCCAGTCTATGTGGAAGAAAGAGCTTGGCGTTAAAGCCACTCTTGAAAACCAAGAGTGGAAGACCTTCCTAGATACGCGTCGCGCAGGTGACTTTGATGTGACTCGTACCGGCTGGTGTGCTGACTACAACGAAGCATCGAGCTTCCTGTCTCTGATGCAATCGAACAACAGCTCAAACGATCCTAAGTATCGCAGTGCAGAGTACGATGCTTTGATGGCGAAAGCGATGAACGCCACCAGCGATGAAGAACGCTCTGGGTACTACACACAGGCTGAAAAACTGCTAGCGAAAGACATGCCTATCGCGCCTATCTACCAGTATGTGATCTCTCGTCTTGTATCTCCAAAAGTCGGTGGCTACCCAAGCCACAACGCGGAAGACAAGATGTACTCAAAAGATATGTATATCATCGAGTAATCGCCTAATCCCATTATAAAAATAATATTCGGTCACTGTGTGTTTGAAAGCATGCAGTGACTGCTTATATCTATTGTCACAGACTGGAAGTTTCATGTTTAAGTTTATTGCTAAACGAGTGTTCGAGGCGATCCCAACCATGTTGGTGCTGATAACGCTGTCGTTTTTCTTAATGCGCTTTGCGCCGGGCAACCCGTTTTCATCGGAAAGGGCACTGCCACCTGAGGTAATGGCTAATATCAACGCCAAATATGGTCTAGATAAGCCGGTGTTGGAGCAATACACCACCTACCTAACAAACACGCTTCAAGGAGACCTTGGGCCTTCTTTTAAGTACAAAGACTACTCGGTAAACGAGCTGATTGCGGGTTCTCTGCCAGTGTCAGCAAAGGTGGGCATGCTTGCCTTTGTGTTTACCCTGATACTTGGGGTTGCAGTCGGGACGCTAGCCGCCCTCAAACAGAATACCTGGTTTGACTATGCGGTCATGTCCACCGCCATGCTCGGCGTGGTCATGCCATCCTTTGTATTGGCACCCGCTCTTATCTATCTATTTGCTCTTCACTTAGGCTGGCTGCCTGCTGGCGGATGGCATGGCGGTAGTTGGGAATACCTAGTGCTGCCGGTTATCGGTATGTCACTGCTATATGTAGCGACCTTTGCTCGTATCACCCGTGGTTCAATGATTGAAACCCTAAACAGTAACTTCATCCGTACCGCTCGTGCGAAGGGATTGAGCTATCGTTACATCATCCTAAAACATGCCCTTAAGCCGGCACTACTACCTGTTGTTTCTTACATGGGCCCTGCATTCGTGGGCATCATCACAGGTTCGGTCGTTATCGAGACCATCTTCGGTCTGCCTGGCATTGGTAAGCTGTTCGTTAACGCCGCATTTAACCGTGACTACTCACTGGTTATGGGTATCACCATCTTGATTGGCTTCTTGTTCATCTTGTTCAACGCCGTGGTAGATATCTTGCTTGCGGTTATCGATCCTAAGATTCGCTACTAACAAGGAAAGGGACACATGTTGACTAAAAAAGAAAACCTTGAAGCGATTGAGAAATTCTCTGAGAACCTAGAGATCGAAGGTCGCTCACTTTGGCAAGACGCCCGTATCCGCTTTATGCGTAACAAAGCGGCAATGGTGAGTCTGTTTATCCTATTTTTGATTACACTGGCGGTGATTTTCCTGCCAATGTTTGCTCAGTACGCGTATGACGACACCGACTGGTATGCATTGCATGCCGCACCATCATTAGAGCACTTCTTTGGTACCGATAGCTTGGGGCGCGACCTTTACGTGCGCACTCTAGTAGGCGGTCGTATTTCCTTAATGGTGGGTGTGCTTGGAGCGCTAGTTGCTGTTGTTATCGGCACACTATACGGCGCAGCATCAGGTTTCATCGGTGGTCGTACCGACCGCGTAATGATGCGTATCCTAGAGATCCTTTACGCTGTACCTTTCATGTTCCTAGTAATCGTACTAGTAACCTTCTTCGGTCGTAACATCGTGCTTATCTTCGTAGCTATCGGTGCTATCGCATGGCTGGACATGGCGCGCATTGTGCGTGGCCAGACGCTGAGCTTACGTAGTAAAGAGTTCATCGAAGCGGCGCACGTGTGTGGTGTAAGCAAATGGCGCATCATCACTCGTCATATCGTACCGAACGTACTGGGTATCGTAGCGGTTTACTCAACCCTGCTTGTACCTAGCATGATCCTAACTGAATCCTTCCTGTCATTCCTTGGTCTGGGCGTTCAAGAGCCTATGACGTCTTGGGGTGCACTGCTGCAAGAGGGCTCGCAAACCATGGAAGTTGCTATCTGGCAATTGGTTTTCCCAGCTCTATTCATGGTAGTAACCCTGTTCTGCTTCAACTATGTGGGCGATGGTCTGCGTGACGCACTTGATCCAAAAGACAGATAAGAATTACAAGGAATTCAGTGATGACTAAATTACTCGACGTAAAAGACCTGAGAGTAGAATTCACTACTCAAGACGGCATAGTAACTGCGGTTAACGACCTTAACTTCTCCCTTGAGCCAGGTGAAACCCTAGGTATTGTAGGTGAGTCAGGCTCAGGCAAATCGCAAACCGTATTCGCCATCATGGGCCTATTGGCTAAGAACGGCATCATCAAGGGCAGTGCTAAGTTTGAGGGCCGTGAGATCCTTAACCTACCTGAGAAAGAGCTGAACAAGGTGCGCGCAGAGCAGATCGCGATGATCTTCCAAGACCCAATGACCTCGCTGAACCCTTATATGAAAGTGAGCGACCAGCTGATGGAAGTGTTGATGCTTCATAAAGGCATGGGTAAGTCGGAAGCATTCGAAGAGTCTGTGCGCATGCTAGAAGCGGTGAAAATCCCAGAAGCGCGCAAGCGTATTACCATGTACCCACACGAATTCTCTGGCGGTATGCGTCAGCGCGTGATGATAGCAATGGCGCTTCTATGTCGTCCTAAGCTGCTGATTGCCGATGAGCCAACCACAGCCCTAGACGTAACCGTTCAGGCGCAGATTATGGATCTGCTGAACGAGCTGAAAGACGAATTTAACACCTCTATCATCATGATCACCCACGACTTAGGTGTGGTTGCGGGCTCATGTGACAAGGTGCTAGTGATGTATGCGGGTCGTACCATGGAGTACGGCACAGTAGATGAGATCTTCTACTCCCCAAGCCACCCTTATGCAGAAGGTCTGCTAAAAGCGATCCCTCGCTTAGACACAGAAGGTGAGATCTTGCCTACAATACCGGGTAATCCGCCAAACCTACTTCGTCTGCCACAAGGCTGTCCTTATCAGGACCGTTGTCACCGTGTGAGCGAGCGCTGTAAGAGTGAATCGCCAATCCTGACCCCATTTGGTAATGGCCGTCAGCGTGCATGTTTTTCTGACCATGAGGCTTGGGCAAAATGATAGATAAGAAACTGATGTTAGACGTAAAAGACCTAAAGGTTCATTTTCAGATTGCACCTAAGTCTGCCTGGCCTTGGACTAAACCGATTCCACTAAAGGCTGTGGATGGAGTTAACGTTCGCTTATTTGAGGGTGAAACCTTAGGCGTGGTAGGTGAATCAGGTTGCGGTAAGTCTACCTTTGCTCGCGCTGTGATCGGCTTGGTTGAAGCCACCGAAGGCCAGGTGGTATGGCTAGGCCAAGACCTAACCAAGATGAAAGAAGCGCAGCGCCGTGAGACCCGCAAAGATATCCAGATGATTTTCCAAGACCCGTTAGCATCTCTGAACCCACGTATGACAGTAGGGGATATCATCGCAGAACCACTAGAGACTTTTTATCCAAAGCTGTCTAAGCAAGAAGTGAAAGCGCAGGTTAAAGCAATGATGACCAAGGTAGGTCTTTTGCCAAACGTCATTAACCGCTATCCGCATGAGTTCTCGGGTGGTCAGTGCCAGCGTATTGGTATCGCTCGCGCACTTATCCTTAAGCCTAAGATGATCATCTGTGATGAGCCGGTTTCGGCGCTAGATGTATCTATCCAGGCTCAGGTAGTAAACCTTCTGAAAGAACTGCAAAAAGAGCTGGGCCTTTCTCTGGTATTTATTGCCCATGACCTGTCAGTGGTAAAACACATCTCAGATCGTGTACTGGTAATGTACCTAGGTAATGCGGTTGAACTTGGTGAGTCTGAGGCTCTTTTCGAAGACCCGAAACACCCATATACGCGCGCATTGATGTCTGCGGTTCCTATTCCGGATCCAAAGATTGAGCGCAGTAAAACCATTGAGATGCTTGAGGGTGACTTACCGTCTCCAATGAACCCACCATCAGGCTGTGTATTCCGTACACGCTGTCCTATTGCTACTGAGGAGTGTGCGAAGCACAAGCCAGTGCTGGAAGGGGATGATGTTCATGCGGTGGCTTGTTTGAAGGCATAACTGCTTTAATTTTCAATTGCTGGCAGTGTGCCTATTAAGATACCGGATAACTTCTACCGAAGTTTCCGCTGGGCCGGCATTCCGGTATGACGGCTCTTAGATCGTAATGTTTATGATTAAATCGTCATCCCGGAATCTGCATCGCAGATATCCGGGATCTTCCACCCACCGGACTCCGACCTACCAAGCCCCACCAAACTGAATATAGGTAGTTGTCTCTTCAGGTCCAACAGCCACGTCAAGACCGGCAGTCAACCCTAGTTGACGCGCTATCAGATAGCGAAAGCCTGCCCCTTGAACATTACGCAAGGTTATATCAGATAATTTTTGTCCCTCGTTAGCTGCAGCACCTGTGCCAACGAATCCCAACACAGTCCATCTATCATCAATATCGTAGCTGAGTTCAGCCTCGACTAGCCCCGTACTGTCACCCTGATAGCGCATCATGGCGATACCACGCATGTCTATGGAAGGTGGTGCGTAAAATGGATAAGGCTCATCACCGGTGATAGTTTTGGCATCCGCACGCAGTCCCAATCCCCACTTTTTCGACAAACGAGCATAGTGCATGGCATAGGCGTGCCATAGCTGGTAATCAAATTGTGCACCAAAGGCTTTGTTGTGACTGTTGTACTCAATCCCAGCCTTTGTTCCCTTAGTTGGGGCGAACTGGTTGTTTCTGTTATCAAAGGTCAGTTTGACCCCAAGCGCACCGTCTCTTAGCTCAGCAGGGTTCGTGGGGCCAATCTCAGGGATCAGCTCTGATAAATCAAAAGAGGTGTCAGAGTCGGTGTAAGTGTAATTAGCACCAACAAAGAAATTGGAATTGCCAATACGAAAATCAATATCTTGAAAGAAGTGAATGGCGTTAGATTTAAACTTGATAGCATCATTTTGGTCATAGAATTTCATGTTGATCTCTGCGCCAAACAAACCACCGAGATAACGTATTTTATCCTTATTCCAATTGCCTGAGTGAAAGCCACCTAATACCTTGGTTCCATTGCTGGTTCCGAGTCCAACCACACCAGAAACGCTGGTTGGAATATCCGCTACCTTCTCACCAGATAATCGCTTTTGTTTGCGGTCGGCAGACTCATGGAAGAAAAGCAATGCTGCGCCACCGCCAGCTCCGATAGCAGGATCGTTAACGATGACAGGGATTGGAAGAAACCCTGTTGTGTTATCAAGAATATACTGACTCGCATCTAGTCTGCCATCCTCGGGGTCTTTGAACTGATCCATGGTTCCGGCGTGTGACAGCAGTGGCAGTGCGCACAGGGCGCTCAGTGGCCATTTCCAGATACGGCTTGTTGGTATTGATAGGTTACGCATTTCTCGGTCTCAATGGTTTTGGGAGCGCGAAATATAGCCAAGAGAACTGATGGCAACCAATGAGTAACTATCGGCTTGGTTAATAGGTGAGACCCCGACTTTCATCAGTCCGAGCAGGCTAGTTGAGTATCATCTTCAAGTTTTTCGACCAAGACCTTCAACTCGGATTTATGTTCATTCTTCGGTTGCTACTTATACTGAAAACAAATCGAAGATGGGGAACGAACAATGGGTAAATTAGTTGAAGGTGTGTGGCACGATGTTTGGTATGACACTAAGTCCAGTGGCGGCAAGTTTGTGCGAGAGGATGCGGGCTTTCGTAACTGGGTAGAGAACAAAGCGGACGCAGAGTTTCAGCCTGAATCAGGGCGCTATCACCTTTATGTTTCCCTCGCTTGTCCTTGGGCGCACCGTACCCTTATCTTCCGCCGCATTAAGGGGCTCGAAGAACATATCTCTGTAAGTGTGGTTAGCCCAGATATGTTGGGGCAGGGGTGGGAGTTCGACTCTCCAGAGCCACTGTTCGGTTTTACCCATATGCATCAGGTATACACTAAGGCAAAATCTGATTACACCGGACGCGTTACCGTGCCTGTTCTTTGGGACAAGAAAGCCAACACTATTGTTAGCAATGAATCCTCAGAGATCATTCGCATGTTCAATAGCGAGTTTAATGACCTCACTGGCAATCATGACGACTACTATCCAGAAGCACTTCGCTCTCAGATAGATGAATGGAACGACTACGTTTATCCAAACATCAATAATGGTGTATATCGTACCGGTTTTGCCACCACGCAAGAGGCTTACGAAGAGGCGTTTGAGAATCTGTTTGCAGCCCTTGATAAGGTGAACGATCACCTAGGAGACAACCGTTATCTAGCAGGAAGCACATTAACCGAAGCGGACTGGCGACTCTTTACCACCTTAGTGCGTTTCGATGCTGTGTATGTAGGTCACTTCAAATGTAACAAGAAGCGCATCGCTGACTACCCACACATTCAGGGTTACCTAAAAGAGTTGTATCAGTTTGATGGTGTGGTGGAAACTACAGATATGTACCACATCAAGCGTCACTACTATTACAGCCATACTGGGATCAACCCAACTCAGGTTGTGCCGAAGGGACCAGAGCTTGATCTTGATTCAGGCCATGGTCGAGATCTAGTCTAAGACTAGAGCGCTCTTGTCAAAGTTATTGATGTCGTTAACCCCAGTTAAGGTCATGGTGACCTCAATCTCTTTGCGATAAAGATCTAGAAGTTGTTGTACGCCCTGGTAGCCATTGGCTGCTAGGGCGTATGCGTATGAGCGGCCGAGTAGGGTACAGTCTGCGCCGAGCGAGAGCATGCGCACCACATCTAGTCCGTTACGTATACCCGAATCCACCAAGATTTTGATATCCCCTTTGACTGCATCGGCTATCTTGGGCAAAGCTCGAGCGGTTGCCATTACACCATCTAGCTGTCGACCGCCGTGGTTAGAGACAACTATTCCATCCGCTCCAAAGCTAACCGCTTGCTTGGCATCCTCTACATCCAGAATCCCTTTGATCACCATAGGTCCGTCCCATGCTTCCCGAATCCACTCTAAGTCTTTCCAACTGATGGACGGATCGAAGTTGGCCCCAAGCCAGCCGATATAATCTTCTAGATGGGTAGGTGTGCCTCGGTAGGCTGAGATATTGCCAAGGTCATGAGGCTTGCCGTTGATGCCAACATCCCATGCCCAGTGTGGATGTCGCACAGATTGAAAGATACGCCTAATAGAAGCGTAATCGCCACTCATTCCCGAATGCATATCTCGATAGCGTGCGCCAGGCACTGGCATATCTACAGTAAATACTAGGGTGGAAACGCCTGCCTGTTTTGCTCTGTCTAAGACGTTTTGCATAAAACCGCGGTCTTTTAGCACGTAGAGCTGGAACCACATCGGGCGGCTTATTGCTTTGGTGACTTCTTCGATTGGGCAGACTGATACCGTCGATAAGGTATAGGGGATACCTTTGTCATCGGCCGCTCTTGCGGCTTGCACCTCGCCACGGCGGGCATACATTCCTGAGAGTCCAACTGGACCAAGTGCGATTGGCATTGCTAGCTTTTCTCCAAATAGTTCTGTTGAGAGAGACAGCTTGGACATATCCTTCAGCACTCGCTGTTTTAGCGCGATGGTCGATAGATGATCACAATTGTTTGCCAGAGTATCTTCTTTGTAGGCTCCGCCATCGATGTAGTGAAACAGAAACGGAGGCAGTTTTCGCTTGGCGGCTAGTCGAAAATCAGTGGGGGAAGATATGATCATCAGAGGCTCTATTCAAACTAGTGATGTAGTTGGAATAGTACACATAGCTTAGTTAAGCCATTGAAGTAGATGAATTTCTAGAGAGTTGTCACAGAGGCAGATACAAAAACACCCGCTCGATGAGCGGGTGTGAATATGGTGGAGGGGGACGGATTCGAACCATCGAAGGCAGTGCCGTCAGATTTACAGTCTGATCCCTTTGGCCACTCGGGAACCCCTCCAGGGTGATTTTTATACTTAGCGTTTGTTTTCCCAAGACAAAAACCAAGTTTGAATATGGTGGAGGGGGACGGATTCGAACCATCGAAGGCAGTGCCGTCAGATTTACAGTCTGATCCCTTTGGCCACTCGGGAACCCCTCCAGGGTGATTTTTATACTTAGCGTTTGCTTTCCCAAGACAAAAACCAAGTTGAATATGGTGGAGGGGGACGGATTCGAACCATCGAAGGCAGTGCCGTCAGATTTACAGTCTGATCCCTTTGGCCACTCGGGAACCCCTCCAGGGTACTTTTATACTTAGTATTTGTTTTCCCAACACAAAAACCAAGTTTGAATATGGTGGAGGGGGACGGATTCGAACCATCGAAGGCAGTGCCGTCAGATTTACAGTCTGATCCCTTTGGCCACTCGGGAACCCCTCCAGAGGATTTTTATACTTAAGAGCAGATTTCCCAACACTGTTCTCAAGTTCGGAGCGCATAATACTCAGCCCAGAAATTTCTGTAAAGGCTTTTCTTGAAATTCACCGCTGTATGCGCGCTTTTTGCCCATAACGACCGAAAAGTAACGTTATCTGGCGCAATACTCGGCGAGGCGCTATGTGCGCGCCTTAAAAGTGTACGAACTACTTAGACTAAAGTTCATCCATTTGTTCGATAAATCGGTACAAATGTAAACGAAACAATTTACATTGATTGACGTTATCACTGCTTGAAACTGATAAAATGCGCTTAATAATTTATAAGTAGAACCACCATGACAAAAACAACCCTAACTCGAAACAAATTTTCAGTAGTGATGGCTGCCACTTTGGCATCTGTACTCTCTTTTTCTTCTCCGAGTTTAGCAAGACCACAGAGCTCCGCGAATACAGCGGTCACCATTCAAGAGGTAAACACCCATGAGATCTCTCAATCCCTGTCTCTTGTGGGTAAATTAAAGGCTAAGCAAGCGGTAATCATCTCACCAGAAGTCAGCGGTACTATCGAGCGCATCGCCGTGAGTGCTAATCAGGACGTGAAAACCGGTCAGCTTTTGATTCAACTTAGCGATGACAAAGCAAAAGCCGCCGTGGCTGAAGCCCAGGCTTATCTGAATGACGAGAAGCGTAAACTGAACGAGTTTGAACGCCTACGTGCCAGTGCCGCTGTAACACTGACCGAGATTGAGGGACAGAAAGCCAGTGTTCAAATCGCTCAGGCGCGTCTTAGCGCTGCAAAAGCTGAGCTTAGCGACCGCTACCTGCGTGCGCCATTTGATGGCCGTATCGGCTTTATCGACTTTAGCTTAGGTAAGTTGGTTAATTCAGGCACAGAGCTTGTCTCTTTAGATAACCTCAATGTGATGGAACTAGACCTGCAGGTCCCTGAGCGTTATCTGCCTATGATCTCCACCGGTATGAAGGTAACGGTACTGACTAATGCTTGGGGCGATCGCGTATTTGAGGGTGAGGTTGTTGGTATCGATTCTCGCGTGAATCCTGACACCTTGAATCTACGTGTGCGTATCGACATCAAGAACACCTCAGGTGAGCTTAAGCCGGGTATGCTGGTGCAAGGCACTATGCAGTTCCCACCAATTAAGGCACCAATTATTCCAGTGCAGTCATTGCAATACTTGGGCACTAAGCGTTTTGTCTACGTGTTAGGTGAGGAAAACCGCGTTGAACAACGTGAAGTGTTCCTAGGCACTCGCGTAGGTAACGAAGTAGTTATCGAGAAAGGTCTAGAGATCGGCGAAACCATAGTGGTTCAGGGTGTGGTAAACATGCGCGACGGCATCCAGGTTAAGGTTGTTGGCGAGCAAGAGAGCGGCAGTGGAGTTGAGCAGTAATGTTGTTATCTGACGTTTCCGTAAAACGCCCAGTCGCCGCTGTCGTACTCAGCCTACTGCTATGTGTGTTCGGTATGGTGTCGTTTTCTAAGCTTGCTGTGCGCGAGATGCCGGACATAGAAAGCTCGGTTGTTTCCATCAATACCAGCTACAGCGGCGCTTCGGCCACCATTATTGAAAACCAGATCACCTCTGTGATTGAGGATCAGCTGTCCGGTATTAGCGGTATCGATGAGATCACCTCGGTAACGCGAAACGGTAGCTCCCGTATTACGGTTACCTTTGACCTTGGCTACGACCTTAACACGGGCGTGAGTGACGTTCGTGATGCAGTGGCCCGTGCACAAAACCGACTGCCGGATGAAGCCGATTCTCCTATTGTGTATAAGAACAACGGCAGTGGTGAGGCCTCGCTATACATCAACCTGAGCTCTGATCTGTTAGATAGAACCGAGCTGACTGACTACGTCGATAGGGTACTTCTGGATAGATTCAGCCTTATCTCGGGGGTGAGTTCGGTTCAGGTTTCCGGTGGTCTTTACAAGGTTATGTATGTGAAGCTGAAGCCTACCTTGATGGCAGGTCGTGGCGTTACCACCTCTGATATTACCTCTGCACTGCGTAATGAAAACATTGAAGCACCGGGCGGACAGGTTCGAAACGACCAGATCGTTATGTCTGTGCGCACCGACCGCTCTTACAGCACAGAACAAGACTTTGACTACCTAGTGGTGCGTCGCGCCGCTGACGGTACCCCTATTTATCTAAAAGATGTAGCGGATGTTTATTTAGGCGCGAGAAACGAAGACTCGACCTTTAGAAGCGATGGCGTGGTAAACGTGAGCTTGGGTATTGTTCCTCAGTCGGACGCCAACCCACTAGAGGTGGCAACCGCAGTGCGTAAGAACGTGGAGGATATTCAGAAGTTCTTGCCAGAGAGCACGCGCTTGGTGGTGGACTATGACTCCACGGTATTTATAGACCGCTCTATCTCAGAGGTTTACAACACCCTGTTTATCACAGGTGGCCTAGTTGTCTTGGTGCTTTACATCTTTATCGGTCAGGCAAGGGCGACCTTGATCCCTGCGGTAACTGTACCTGTATCCCTGATTTCATCCTTCATTGCGGCTTACTACCTTGGCTTTAGTATTAACCTCATCACCCTGATGGCGCTGATACTTTCCATCGGTCTAGTCGTGGATGACGCCATCGTGGTAGTGGAAAACATCTTCCACCATATCGAACGCGGCGAGTCACCGCTATTGGCAGCCTATAAAGGCACTCGCGAGGTAGGTTTTGCAGTAGTGGCGACCACCTTGGTTCTGGTGATGGTATTCCTGCCGATCTCCTTTATGGATGGTATGGTCGGTCTGCTGTTTACTGAGTTCTCTGTGCTCTTGTCCATGTCGGTGTTGTTCTCATCCTTGATAGCCCTGACTC contains:
- a CDS encoding BamA/TamA family outer membrane protein, whose product is MRNLSIPTSRIWKWPLSALCALPLLSHAGTMDQFKDPEDGRLDASQYILDNTTGFLPIPVIVNDPAIGAGGGAALLFFHESADRKQKRLSGEKVADIPTSVSGVVGLGTSNGTKVLGGFHSGNWNKDKIRYLGGLFGAEINMKFYDQNDAIKFKSNAIHFFQDIDFRIGNSNFFVGANYTYTDSDTSFDLSELIPEIGPTNPAELRDGALGVKLTFDNRNNQFAPTKGTKAGIEYNSHNKAFGAQFDYQLWHAYAMHYARLSKKWGLGLRADAKTITGDEPYPFYAPPSIDMRGIAMMRYQGDSTGLVEAELSYDIDDRWTVLGFVGTGAAANEGQKLSDITLRNVQGAGFRYLIARQLGLTAGLDVAVGPEETTTYIQFGGAW
- a CDS encoding efflux RND transporter periplasmic adaptor subunit, whose amino-acid sequence is MTKTTLTRNKFSVVMAATLASVLSFSSPSLARPQSSANTAVTIQEVNTHEISQSLSLVGKLKAKQAVIISPEVSGTIERIAVSANQDVKTGQLLIQLSDDKAKAAVAEAQAYLNDEKRKLNEFERLRASAAVTLTEIEGQKASVQIAQARLSAAKAELSDRYLRAPFDGRIGFIDFSLGKLVNSGTELVSLDNLNVMELDLQVPERYLPMISTGMKVTVLTNAWGDRVFEGEVVGIDSRVNPDTLNLRVRIDIKNTSGELKPGMLVQGTMQFPPIKAPIIPVQSLQYLGTKRFVYVLGEENRVEQREVFLGTRVGNEVVIEKGLEIGETIVVQGVVNMRDGIQVKVVGEQESGSGVEQ
- the lldD gene encoding FMN-dependent L-lactate dehydrogenase LldD, producing MIISSPTDFRLAAKRKLPPFLFHYIDGGAYKEDTLANNCDHLSTIALKQRVLKDMSKLSLSTELFGEKLAMPIALGPVGLSGMYARRGEVQAARAADDKGIPYTLSTVSVCPIEEVTKAISRPMWFQLYVLKDRGFMQNVLDRAKQAGVSTLVFTVDMPVPGARYRDMHSGMSGDYASIRRIFQSVRHPHWAWDVGINGKPHDLGNISAYRGTPTHLEDYIGWLGANFDPSISWKDLEWIREAWDGPMVIKGILDVEDAKQAVSFGADGIVVSNHGGRQLDGVMATARALPKIADAVKGDIKILVDSGIRNGLDVVRMLSLGADCTLLGRSYAYALAANGYQGVQQLLDLYRKEIEVTMTLTGVNDINNFDKSALVLD
- the oppF gene encoding murein tripeptide/oligopeptide ABC transporter ATP binding protein OppF, translating into MIDKKLMLDVKDLKVHFQIAPKSAWPWTKPIPLKAVDGVNVRLFEGETLGVVGESGCGKSTFARAVIGLVEATEGQVVWLGQDLTKMKEAQRRETRKDIQMIFQDPLASLNPRMTVGDIIAEPLETFYPKLSKQEVKAQVKAMMTKVGLLPNVINRYPHEFSGGQCQRIGIARALILKPKMIICDEPVSALDVSIQAQVVNLLKELQKELGLSLVFIAHDLSVVKHISDRVLVMYLGNAVELGESEALFEDPKHPYTRALMSAVPIPDPKIERSKTIEMLEGDLPSPMNPPSGCVFRTRCPIATEECAKHKPVLEGDDVHAVACLKA
- a CDS encoding glutathione S-transferase family protein, with the protein product MGKLVEGVWHDVWYDTKSSGGKFVREDAGFRNWVENKADAEFQPESGRYHLYVSLACPWAHRTLIFRRIKGLEEHISVSVVSPDMLGQGWEFDSPEPLFGFTHMHQVYTKAKSDYTGRVTVPVLWDKKANTIVSNESSEIIRMFNSEFNDLTGNHDDYYPEALRSQIDEWNDYVYPNINNGVYRTGFATTQEAYEEAFENLFAALDKVNDHLGDNRYLAGSTLTEADWRLFTTLVRFDAVYVGHFKCNKKRIADYPHIQGYLKELYQFDGVVETTDMYHIKRHYYYSHTGINPTQVVPKGPELDLDSGHGRDLV